From the Leishmania donovani BPK282A1 complete genome, chromosome 30 genome, one window contains:
- a CDS encoding cyclosome subunit-like protein, with translation MSLSPYTIDVGPCKADGRRDVFLQWHQRPCFSTTHRGITRVCLAKWPARSRTDMALETNDVDESEALRAQRTEQVYQTLLEFGDPQGPPTSPQLMCSDHDAAGNDNDARSPLEQYLCVFHREELADQYGRYTFVQPHTICTAYRIADSTALELVLHNITPTDISAAAAGVFVRGHRQSNKGLPSSTPLEYQGIQYKPASNLWWMGAPLSLKPVYVAVPLGPQVGATGGAPKGSVDKASGSHADGIAAADSDHGDKAAGDTVSRPVASPIAVGADDATAQKETGDNTSSPLLVELGGRTAQGEFEFRHSRSSSPNMCCPSQSAVLPAEGLASQVAAAASSPSVPRVSLPLVSNAQARHVAVEATVLAQLELFDLTAGSCTCASSLAVVRTGDDELGLATTTPQYALDCMLWQWWPHRVRLPRLASGNAALSAVASPHAALDRYAVFVYDAHQSRVFVLRTPHLRSGTGDFELLFSFPCGSLPFVLPCLRAPHPAPIAVCNYPRPNCISVYDVMALLDAPAATTVAMELDLETYQANHSAFFGKVCTSSSGDDSALSGGADILSTNGSSTRGFMPAPPLPTGAADNAMARSVTAASWRADAINGVSHPIRNILYHYQNRLVVQYAWPSGSAQPAATEGADDAGAGFASSCGSGEYEADSDQSVRSRHRRRRRCEGTVSFTVEFPAITLDQDPLLAFVLEALSAALGARAVAALEYILFAELWHRKCRAAAVADAFDLCARLLRKIFRCECGCSDPALACASARAELQQAAEDPEATACGSEAMTEAAAPHVFVDPSTVTLQQIRRTIARLHTADAPACWRKEEEESSTTSVVKTPIPVRRGAIDAYAWTRQERGLALVALHLLFEACRAQEHLWPLLPRLASVNRDLSDALQWPSYVEYYDVMCPRLFAAPPPPSQISPTQSFTDSLPASVLQCHFDSLERPDNAAALRACCATSVAPSAAEFASGDAPALFSALSLTAMRSSIPRSVAVPFGTWPLLKHLPDAHPIALVNRVVLLYRDIFIASAGSLTATLASSVDTSRGDVLVDSHVDATWWQRICSLVLQRHISSRVVRHTLNAAAAYPLLEALTKGRECADSTWPAALLELVGRRDRCPPTSRTAQISSAGQHVVETAEENAVSRQFRVALADDDGVSVRPDFRKTWRDSRLDMVQNLFNTVAPISLSGFEDRPEELTGALELLSCRTRAMPLGRGMLTMCTQSFKVQDSIPIAPLNLNGRTSDGINVASKPADDLMWPLFHNGCAAGLRFLPLPPAFCAGTGEAPFATQDALGDTDAKEAAALSLRNVTQSITKQWVMYQTKNIGDPASRAGLLLATGILGHLTVLQRTDIFYLLISRQEQYVWREATTMAVMLGLSCSFCGTGNEAVFRCLSVHVQSLNPSAEDIEVSLDVQTAALVSMGLLCQQSPSNSFLVEVFLVELSRLPTDEHCTKREGYVLGAGFGLGQLLLGVGQSHGVQRVEDRLLAIMRGEPRSAAVSTREGVEHFEETMGRGEAGHFLTRALLSQDEREATYNACASVYEGDCYNVFVSGPAAAMALGMMYLRTDSAFIASRMAPPNRRAAMQKLTPLMCHLRSMMASLIGWSSIEPTRLWLYNQVPSSLLELTQASLPRLATQQINYLLMNLAHCIAGHVMAVGLRFAGTMNSTARDLIFAELQGFLAGRVGSTKAATPAVQRATGAYETCLLACANALSLVMAGTGDLRALALLQQLHRRTNVPYGSHMAISMSIGLLFLGSGRLTLCNNITAVAALLMAFYPVWPKDAEDNTGHLQALRHLYGLAVVPRVMEAVDAVSHQPVSVPVRIVLRKKKSAEMDADVRAQQRTSRAAASDAVERAEDTEQAIHTVTPCLYPPVEMIERVEVRGTQYYPLVFYAFSKELTQSAGMLFRVMAKESASSPVYSRGGGRALSTRTSIESRLLGWLHRLFRQSSTTMTEALTIIDSVKLLLRVQRPLLSRTTGGGELLLSGDFGEAIAEAMERRYAFIFLHGGVPAVEGVSSDPHHPLRQLILEGKSRAEVFQSIARHPQGTVAFPCDFTALSVGCASPANGGGGTTMAPMLPAERNMCPVIDTGALARWMTEALHYYGIGQREIALLRRAFTAFSTSAAGSPMGTSCEGSSSVQRLTALLRLQATTLLPLATLEKIWACCVY, from the coding sequence CCACTAGAGTATCAAGGCATTCAATACAAGCCGGCGTCGAATCTGTGGTGGATGGGGGCACCTTTGTCGCTGAAGCCAGTGTACGTTGCGGTGCCGCTTGGCCCGCAGGTAGGCGCGACTGGTGGCGCGCCAAAGGGCTCAGTAGACAAGGCATCCGGGTCGCATGCGGACGGCATCGCGGCGGCTGACTCTGATCACGGTGACAAGGCTGCGGGAGACACAGTGTCGCGCCCAGTGGCTTCTCccatcgccgtcggcgccgacgacgcaaCAGCGCAAAAGGAGACTGGTGACAACACGAGTAGCCCCCTTCTTGTGGAACTCGGGGGCCGCACGGCACAGGGTGAGTTCGAGTTCCGGCACTCCCGCTCCTCCAGTCCCAACATGTGCTGCCCGAGCCAGAGTGCAGTGCTCCCGGCGGAGGGGCTAGCGTCCcaggtggcggctgccgcatcCTCTCCGTCGGTGCCGAGGGTTTCGCTTCCTTTGGTCAGCAATGCACAAGCTCGGCACGTTGCAgtggaggcgacggtgctggcgcagctggagctcTTTGACTTGACAGCCGGTAGCTGCACATGTGCAAGCTcgctcgccgtcgtccgcACGGGTGACGACGAGCTGGGTCTCGCAACGACGACACCGCAGTACGCGCTAGACTGCATGCTGTGGCAGTGGTGGCCACACCGTGtccggctgccgcggcttgCCTCCGGCAACGCTGCCctgtcggcggtggcgtcgccgcatGCGGCACTTGATCGCTACGCCGTTTTCGTGTACGATGCACATCAAAGCCGCGTGTTCGTGCTCCGCacgccgcacctgcgcagcggcaccggtgACTTCGAGCTactcttctcttttccatGTGGCAGCCTGCCATTTGTCCTGCCGTGTTTGCGAGCGCCGCACCCAGCACCCATCGCCGTGTGCAACTACCCCCGCCCCAACTGCATCTCCGTCTACGATgtcatggcgctgctggatgcCCCGGCGGCCACCACGGTAGCTATGGAGCTCGACCTAGAAACGTACCAGGCGAACCACTCGGCCTTCTTCGGGAAAGTGTGCACATCTTCAAGCGGCGATGATAGTGCACTTTCCGGAGGAGCTGATATTTTATCGACGAACGGCAGCTCGACCCGTGGTTTCATGCCAGCGCCTCCACTCCCCACCGGAGCTGCAGACAACGCCATGGCGCGCTccgtcaccgctgcttcATGGAGGGCGGATGCCATTAACGGCGTGTCCCACCCCATCCGCAACATCTTGTACCACTATCAGAATCGCCTCGTCGTACAGTACGCCTGGCCCAGCGGCTCtgcgcagccggcagcgacggaggGCGCAGACGACGCTGGTGCGGGATTCGCGTCGTCGTGCGGTAGCGGCGAGTACGAGGCGGATAGCGATCAGAGTGTGCGTagtcgccaccggcgccgtcgccgctgcgaaGGCACGGTCTCGTTCACCGTCGAATTCCCGGCGATCACACTCGATCAGGATCCGTTGCTCGCCTTTGTGCTCGAGGCACTGAGCGCCGCCCTTGGCGCCCGCGCAGTGGCGGCTCTCGAGTACATCCTTTTCGCGGAGCTGTGGCACCGCAAGTGCCgggcggctgccgttgctgaTGCCTTTGACCTTTgcgcacggctgctgcgcaagatTTTCAGATGTGAATGCGGTTGCTCCGACCCGGCGCTCGCGTGTGCGAGCGCGcgggcggagctgcagcaggcagcAGAAGACCCCGAGGCTACGGCGTGCGGGTCGGAGGCCATGACggaagctgcagcgcctcatGTCTTTGTGGATCCTTCGACCGTGACGCTTCAGCAGATTCGTCGGACCATCGCGCGGCTCCACACCGCAGACGCACCGGCGTGCtggagaaaggaggaggaggagagcagcaccaccagcgtCGTCAAAACCCCCATTCCCGTCCGGCGGGGGGCGATTGACGCGTACGCGTGGACGAGGCAAGAGCGTGGCTTGGCTTTGGTAGCACTGCATCTGCTGTTTGAGGCGTGCCGTGCACAGGAGCATCTCtggccactgctgccgcgttTGGCGAGCGTGAACCGGGACCTGAGCGACGCCTTGCAGTGGCCTTCCTACGTAGAGTACTATGACGTTATGTGTCCCAGGCTCTTCGcagcccctccgcctccgtcacaGATATCACCGACGCAGAGCTTTACGGACAGCCTCCCGGCGAGTGTGCTGCAATGTCACTTCGACTCGCTGGAGAGGCCGGAcaacgccgcagcgctgcgagcgTGCTGTGCCACGTCCGTGGCACCGTCAGCCGCCGAGTTCGCGAGCGGCGACGCACCGGCGCTTTTTTCGGCGCTCTCCCTCACAGCAATGCGTAGCAGCATCCCCAGATCCGTTGCGGTGCCTTTTGGCACGTGGCCGCTCCTGAAGCACTTGCCAGATGCACACCCTATCGCACTCGTGAATCGCGTCGTGCTCCTCTACCGCGACATCTTCATCGCCTCAGCGGGTTCGCTAACTGCCACTTTGGCCTCGAGCGTGGACACCAGCAGAGGGGACGTTCTGGTGGACTCGCACGTTGATGCGACTTGGTGGCAGCGTATCTGTAGCCTGGTTCTGCAGCGGCACATCTCTTCGCGCGTGGTGCGGCACACCCtgaacgccgccgcggcgtacCCGCTTTTGGAGGCGTTGACAAAGGGACGTGAGTGTGCCGATTCCACGTGGCCAGCGGCACTCCTCGAACTGGTAGGCCGCCGGGACCGGTGCCCACCCACCTCGCGAACCGCGCAGATCTCGAGCGCTGGGCAGCACGTGGTGGAGACCGCGGAGGAGAACGCCGTCTCGCGTCAGTTCCGCGTGGCTTTggcggacgacgacggtgtCTCTGTGCGGCCGGACTTCCGGAAGACCTGGAGAGACTCTCGCCTCGATATGGTGCAGAATCTCTTTAACACGGTCGCCCCTATTTCGCTCTCGGGGTTCGAGGATCGGCCGGAGGAGCTCACCGGGGCGCTTGAGCTGCTCTCCTGCCGCACGCGAGCGATGCCGCTCGGTCGCGGCATGCTCACAATGTGCACGCAGAGCTTCAAGGTGCAGGATAGCATCCCCATTGCACCGCTCAATCTGAACGGGCGCACCAGCGACGGAATCAATGTTGCGAGCAAGCCGGCGGACGACCTCATGTGGCCTCTTTTTCACAATGGGTGCGCAGCCGGTCTCCGgtttctgccgctgccgccagcctTCTGCGCCGGCACAGGAGAAGCGCCGTTCGCGACGCAGGACGCGCTCGGAGACACGGATGCAAAGGAGGCAGCTGCCCTTTCGCTTCGTAACGTCACGCAGAGCATCACAAAACAGTGGGTCATGTACCAGACGAAGAACATTGGCGACCCCGCTTCGCGAGCCGGGCTCTTGCTCGCCACGGGTATCCTCGGCCACCtcacggtgctgcagcgcacggaTATTTTCTACCTTCTCATCTCGCGACAGGAGCAGTACGTCTGGCGCGAGGCCACAACgatggcggtgatgctggGGCTGAGCTGCAGCTTCTGCGGCACCGGAAACGAGGCAGTGTTCCGCTGCCTCTCGGTGCATGTGCAGTCGCTGAACCCGAGTGCCGAGGATATCGAGGTGTCCCTGGATGTGCAGACTGCAGCGCTTGTGTCCATGGGCCTTCTGTGCCAACAGTCGCCGTCTAACTCCTTTCTTGTGGAGGTCTTCCTCGTTGAGCTGTCGCGCCTGCCCACGGATGAGCACTGCACCAAGCGCGAGGGCTACGTGCTCGGCGCCGGCTTCGGCCTtggccagctgctgctcggcgtaGGCCAGTCGCACGGAGTGCAGCGCGTCGAGGACCGTCTGCTGGCCATCATGAGGGGTGaaccgcgcagcgccgccgtgtcAACGCGCGAGGGTGTCGAGCACTTCGAAGAAACGATGGGTCGCGGGGAGGCGGGGCATTTCCTCAcccgtgcgctgctgtcgcaggACGAGCGGGAGGCCACCTACAACGCATGTGCGAGTGTCTACGAAGGCGACTGCTACAACGTGTTCGTGTCCGGCCCAGCGGCTGCTATGGCGCTCGGCATGATGTATCTGAGGACTGATAGCGCGTTTATCGCGTCAaggatggcgccgccgaaTCGGCGCGCCGCTATGCAGAAGTTGACGCCTCTGATGTGCCACCTGCGGAGCATGATGGCCTCGCTGATTGGCTGGAGCTCGATCGAGCCAACGCGGCTGTGGCTCTACAACCAggtgccctcctccttgttGGAGCTGACGCAagcatcgctgccgcggctcgCCACACAGCAGATCAACTACTTGCTGATGAATCTTGCCCACTGTATCGCCGGGCACGTGATGGCGGTCGGGTTGCGGTTCGCAGGCACGATGAACAGCACAGCGCGCGACCTCATCTTCGCGGAGCTACAGGGCTTTCTCGCTGGCCGCGTTGGTTCCACCAAGGCCGCCACTCCCGCCGTACAGCGCGCGACAGGTGCGTATGAGACGTGTCTGCTGGCCTGTGCGAATGCGCTGAGTCTTGTCATGGCGGGCACAGGGGACTTGAGGGCGttagcgctgctgcagcagttgCACCGGCGCACAAATGTGCCCTACGGCTCTCACATGGCCATCTCCATGAGCATCGGCTTGTTATTCCTGGGAAGTGGGCGGTTGACACTGTGCAACAACATcaccgcggtggcggcgctgctcatgGCATTTTACCCGGTCTGGCCGAAGGACGCAGAGGACAACACGGGCCATTTGCAAGCGCTGCGACACTTGTATGGGCTGGCCGTGGTGCCGCGGGtcatggaggcggtggatgCCGTCAGTCACCAGCCTGTGTCGGTTCCTGTGCGCATCGTTCTGCGCAAGAAGAAATCTGCGGAAATGGACGCCGATGTGAGAGCTCAGCAGCGAACctcgcgtgctgctgcttctgatGCCGTGGAGCGCGCCGAGGACACCGAGCAGGCTATCCACACTGTCACCCCGTGCCTATACCCGCCAGTGGAGATGATTGAGCGGGTGGAGGTGCGCGGCACTCAATACTACCCACTTGTGTTCTACGCCTTCAGCAAGGAGCTCACACAGTCGGCGGGTATGCTGTTTCGCGTCATGGCGAAGGAGAGCGCCTCCTCACCAGTCTACAGTCGAGGCGGCGGGCGTGCTCTCTCTACCAGGACCTCAATCGAATCCAGGCTGCTCGGCTGGCTGCATCGACTCTTTCGCCAGAGCTCGACAACGATGACCGAGGCACTCACCATCATTGACAGCGTGAAGCTATTGTTACGGGTGCAACGCCCGCTCCTCTCCCGCACAACAGGGGGaggtgagctgctgctctccggcGACTTTGGGGAGGCCATTgcggaggcgatggagaGACGGTATGCGTTCATCTTCCTTCATGGTGGCGTGCCGGCCGTCGAGGGTGTGTCGAGTGATCCTCACCACCCACTTCGCCAGCTGATTCTCGAGGGCAAATCGCGCGCAGAGGTGTTTCAGTCCATCGCCCGCCATCCTCAGGGCACGGTGGCGTTTCCATGTGACTTCACAGCCCTTTCCGTCGGTTGCGCCTCTCCGGCAaacgggggaggagggaccACGATGGCGCCGATGTTGCCTGCAGAGCGGAACATGTGCCCTGTCATTGACACgggtgcgctggcgcgctggATGACAGAGGCGTTGCACTATTACGGTATAGGTCAGCGGGAGATCGCGCTGCTCCGGCGAGCCTTCACGGCCTTTTCCACGTCTGCGGCTGGTAGCCCGATGGGGACCAGCTGCGAGGGCTCATCTTCGGTGCAGCGACTTACAGCCCTCCTGCGGTTGcaggcgacgacgctgctgcctcttGCAACCCTCGAAAAGATCTGGGCCTGCTGCGTCTACTGA
- a CDS encoding intraflagellar transport (IFT) protein, putative gives MDEDRLIMFDSNGAIRMYDPEKYDELVKTVEVERRYVEKMDEFRALVQRTMAIVQRLGEAIEAEKLKAIGFRNIVESESEERFRAVQEAQIRLREKQMELDRYVAEYESLKLVEQEQQTFFQHLSQAKD, from the coding sequence ATGGACGAGGATCGACTCATCATGTTCGATAGCAACGGCGCTATTCGCATGTACGACCCTGAAAAGTATGACGAACTTGTGAAGACAgtcgaggtggagcggcgctACGTGGAGAAGATGGATGAGTTCCGCGCTCTCGTGCAGCGCACAATGGCCATTGTCCAGCGCCTCGGCGAAGCGATCGAGGCTGAGAAACTAAAAGCGATTGGATTCCGAAACATCGTCGAAAGCGAGTCTGAGGAGCGTTTCCGCGCCGTCCAGGAGGCCCAGATACGGCTGCGTGAGAAGCAGATGGAGCTAGATCGCTACGTCGCGGAGTACGAGTCTCTGAAGCTCGTAGAGCAGGAACAGCAGACGTTCTTCCAGCATCTTAGCCAGGCCAAGGATTAA